CAAACGCAAATTTGAATTGAAACGAAACCGTTTCATTCATGCCATGTTGGCATTGACTGCACGGCAACTCCCCCCGTGCTTGCAAAAagcattttcctatatataattCAATTGGCTTTTTGCTGCGTTCACTGCATGTCTTACCTCTGATAGAACTGTCAAGAACAGTGCAGaacaaaatatgtaaaaatgggTATAAGTACTTTAAAGTATCTACTTAAAAGTATGTTACTTCACATGCTAGTTTCAGTGCTTTGTGGTACCAGTATTTAGTTGTTTGGCTAGTGTcaattgttgttttcctttcttatttctatattttttaacatttgctTATTATTCCTGTTCAATTATTAGTTGTCTATGATGAAATTGGTATCCACTGGATCTGACATGTCTATTCGTAGAAAGAATATGAAGCTCTGAATTATTCTATAACCTTTCTTATGTATGCTTTGTAAGACTCAATACTGAACCACAAGCAGGAGAATTTAAACCTTTAGCCTTTGGGGTGAGGTATAATTTCGAGAGAAGCCTAAGGGCTGATTTTAGTGAAGAATTGAATATTGACTTCTTTTAAGGTTATTTTAGAAATATCCCTTCAAGCATGTATTTGGTGACAatagaaaagttaaaaaacttGCTCCAGGTCATGAACAATGCAAACCACAATGACACGTACCCATAATTGCAGAGTAGATTTTTGAAATGTATACTCTTTTTCTTGATTAATTTGGTACTTGGGATTTATCTGGTATGTGCAGCTcctgttgtttttatttttcagtgaTCGTACTTTTATGATTCATTTAGTTTATTTTGCAGGTTTTTGTAGATAATGTCGACTTTCTAAAGGAGTTGGAGTGAGTTTTAGTAACGTATCATACCAAGCTTGTGATAATGAAATCGGAATCTCTGGTCAGAACGACTCGTTGAAGTGGTGAGAGAATGTATCAAATCGCATTTTGTAGATAAGATTACAATAATTTCCATGATGATGATTGTAACAGGGATCTTATCAGTTCATAGCTTTGTAGTTTGAGACGAGAGTTTAcctgtttaattatttttctacatTAATTTCAAATGAAAAAAGTTTCCTTGCAAAGTACATGAGGTTTGATTTGGCTACCATTTCAGTCGGTTTTGTAGTACTTTCACCAAGGAAGTTTTATTCGATACTTGAAATGTATTCAGTCTCGACAAAAGTTTTTAGTGAAGATGTTCCACCATTTGTGGTTTTTATGAAGCTGAGAACTGCACAACTCTCTCTGCACTGCCCTCAGGGTTCACATAAAGTCGCATTCGCTAAGTAGTCAGGTTTTATTGGAGCATTAAAATCCAAACAAACAATGTGACCAAGttctttgttttgctttgttatgttttgttttgttttctggaaAAGTGAAAGAATTATTTTTCAAGCAATTCGCTACTCTTCCCGCTGAGAGTTACAGTTGAGACTTGagactcttttattattattattattatttacttaatgataaagtaagtattttttagtaatattgtatttaaaaaaaaatattaaaaagtgttaaaaaagtaaatgtaaaaaaaaaaaaaaagccaaaaaagaaagaaagaaaaaacacaaacaaataGCCAGAGCCCCCAGCGGGAGCTTTCAGAGGTGGTTGTAGACCCAATCTATTTTACATTGAATTTAATTGTCGAATCTTAATCGATATTTATGTTATCAAAGTTGGGTAGATCATGATTTTAATTATCAATTTTAATAGTTTAAGGTgcaatttaaaatgaaataattgcGATGCAGAATCCAATTTCCTTCCTCTAAATACAATTTATACAATACAACAAatttaaatcaattttttttttctgttaaaAACAATAAGAAATTAAGATTATCTGTGTCATTGTAAATTTAAACACTAATTACCATActtcaaagaagaaaatatacCATCACACAACTAAAATCatactttatttttgttttttttgtttaattcattctcattttcttcatgaaaaaaaattcaaaaaatacatatatatttttaacagtttttttttttatattaattttacgtttattatctctaattatatatatatattttgagaagATTTATTtaatacacattttttttaacacaccCAACACACACTGTTAATGTGGAAGCATTACACattagaaaaaatctacacaacctcccaacatcccaccatttttcaaatttttaatatttttttaatatttttttttgaatttattctttttaaattaatttaattattttatttattatttatatattaaatatttaataaaaataaaataataaaaattaaaaaaaaggtaggGTGTTAggatgttgggaggttgtgtagcaaaatcccatttaataactatattaaaaaatgattagtctttttaattttttaaaattataatgggTTTTTGATGTGTTTCACACCAAACTTCTTTGTAgcaaaactaatatattttaagtaatttgGTTATTAAATAACTCAACCaataagaaataacaaaatAGGAGAGTGGAAATtagagaaaataagaaataaaaaagagagcTGCTGGCTACATATACAAATCCACCAATACAACAATTGAAGGCTTAAACCCTACCGCTCCTTCCCTTGAAGAAACCAGCGGGCAGCgcagtttcctctctctctctctgattgcTTGGTTGAGTTGTCAAGTACTTTCAAAGAACAAAAACGGTAAGGAAAATGcaggagaggaaagagaaggagGAGGGGAAGCTCAAAGGGAAAGCAGCAGCTGCAGAAGAGGAAATGAAGCAGCCTAGGAAGAGAAAACGCAACGAGGTTTTTCCTTTCGGAAATTACAGAAGCTACTACGGATACCGCgtatttttcttcctctttattCGTTTTTCCTTCTCAACatgatagataaataaataattgctCCCTGTACTTGCgaagatatattttttcttttttattttttaaaaagggaGACTTTCGGTTTCTGGAATCTCTAAAAACTTATGAAACGGTAATCGACCTTTTGTTTCGTTTTTTACCCTTAAATTTCTCGCTATTCAGACGTGGGGTTAATGTTTGTATTCGGTTCTTGAGGGACTGGTATAAATAACAAGAGTGGCCAACTGGTGTTAGTATTTGGGTGTGCAATTATTGCCATTTTGCATAGGAAACCTGATGAAGTTCTATAATTCTTTTGAGTTTAGGAGCAATCGTATTGATAGCTCAAACATTGTCCTCTTTTTGCTGCTATATTAATGTAGATTTTGAGCATATGGCTTGATTTGTCAATATTGTGCGCATGATGTATGATGGCCCTGTTTGAAATACTTGGAATCGATTGGTTTATCAACATTTTGGAATTTTGGGTATTAGTTTAACTTTTGCCCTTTCTCTGGAATAGTTGAGAGCGGTATTATCAATCCCATTTTCTAAGGCTAAACTTTATTGCGATTTTCCAGATAGGTAGGGACTTGGAGGAAGATCCTCGATTAAAGGTTTTGAAGAAGGAATGGTTTGAAGACAAGGATTGTCTTGATATTGGCTGCAATAGTGGGATAATTACCATTCTAATTGgtaaatctatttataattattgcACACATGTATTCTAATTGGCTGCAATTCTTTGTTGGTTGCTTTTGTCCTCGAATTAAATTGTTTGGTTATAGTTCGGTGTTTATctataacatttttcaaactGGTTTTCAAGGGTTCTAAGTGGAGAAGTATGTATGTGCTAATAAAGACACGAGTATGGTGCTGCGCTGCTAATGTtatggaaataaaaaaatagtaatagaaATTAGGAGAATGGTGTTGTCCTGACTTCTTTGGCATACTCTAACGATACTCTGAAATTAGCATTTGATAAATGATGAGTTTAAAGGCATATAATACAACCTGTAACTTAATGATATTTCTTgcaacttaaaaatattttgtaagcCCTAAATGTCTTCTGAGCTTCTTTCTTACCATGCTTCTGTCTTGGTGGGTATTGAGACATCACATGgcaatcaaatacaaaacaaagcaaaaagaaGGCAAAACTTCAGACAAACACAACATTTATTGCATTTCAGGAGTAACTGTCACTCTAGATTATGGTATCAGTGGAGTTACTCCTACTCCTTTAATGGTTGGTTTGTATATTTTTTCGAGGGGGGTTTGCGGGTTTGCTTTGTGTGTTTTTGTGGTACTGTTTGCGCACAGCACATGTGAGGTGTGTAATTGCAGGTTTTACCATGTCTTTAATTACActgatattaattataatatgtttCATACAGCTAAAAAGTTTTGTTGCCGGAGCATTCTTGGACTTGACATTGATTCTAGTAAGATTCTATATACCTTAATCTCCTGTTGCACAAAAGCTTTTaatgaattgaattgatttACTTTGTTCTGTGCTTCTGTTTCTTTACATTTTCAGCCTGTTGGGAAAAATTGAAgaggaaatattatttatatgctTGAagttgcttataaaaaaaatttatatgtttgaaattaaaaaggcGGTGATCCATTTTAATATCTAGTAATGCGTTTTAGCATTTTTAGcattatttacttataaaaataaaagcattttaGCATTATCtgtgttttagcatttttagaTAGTGCATCTTAACGTtatttgctcaaaaaaatttacatgaactGTTCAACATTCAACTAATGATGTCATTTAACATTTTATTGTTGAGTTAtaaaaaacctttggcatacacatatacatacatggCTTTACCAGCATGCGACAAATGGTGTACTCAAGCTGAAAGTTTTCAGTGTTGAAATTGACTGACATCACGGATTGTGTTTAATGTAAACTCAATGCATCACAGATCGAATAGAGGATGCATGCTGGAATCtcaaaaaatttgtgaaaatgaAACATACTCAGAAGACAAATGCAAAGGCTTCAAAATTGGAGGTTTTGGGGAGTGCAAATGGTTCAGAGCAGAGTGTTACAGCATCCCCCAATGAAGTGACAGAAGAAATTTCAAGGGATACACCTTCCATGGGAAGAGATCTGTTTGAAATAGTCTctttccaaaaagaaaattttgttcagAGTCGGTGTCCACCAGAAAAGCACTATGATACAATCCTTTGGTAAGCTTTTTCTCGGCTATATTATGTAGATGGAAAAAAAGGAATACAATGTGGTAATCTTACTTTCATGACTAGgctgtaacgccccaatggaggGCCTAAATCACATGGCCTATgttccaaaaggactagtcaatgatataattggagtcctattggaacattataaagagcaagaacttctccttatCAAGCAATATGAGATTCTATACACCTACCCTTATCCGTattatatggggtatcacaatctacctTCTTAAATTCCCAACGTCCTCGTTAGGTCTATTCGTTGTAGGTGGCACGGTTCAAGTCCCACAGTTT
This is a stretch of genomic DNA from Carya illinoinensis cultivar Pawnee chromosome 3, C.illinoinensisPawnee_v1, whole genome shotgun sequence. It encodes these proteins:
- the LOC122304800 gene encoding probable RNA methyltransferase At5g51130, translated to MQERKEKEEGKLKGKAAAAEEEMKQPRKRKRNEVFPFGNYRSYYGYRIGRDLEEDPRLKVLKKEWFEDKDCLDIGCNSGIITILIAKKFCCRSILGLDIDSNRIEDACWNLKKFVKMKHTQKTNAKASKLEVLGSANGSEQSVTASPNEVTEEISRDTPSMGRDLFEIVSFQKENFVQSRCPPEKHYDTILCLSVTKWIHLNWGDEGLITLFSKIWRLLHPGGILVLEPQPWKSYVSNCQVSETTAINFKNIILRPEHFQEILLDKIGFRKVEDITSSLSGSKTGFNRPIWLFYK